A single window of Halotalea alkalilenta DNA harbors:
- a CDS encoding histidine phosphatase family protein, protein MSLTEGRPCIVPGLRGRVLLMRHAHSEANAAGLIISDPRVAVAHYGLSERGRAQLDSRLDGWRWPVPNRIVHSPFRRTLETARTVAKRFELAIRADEALRERGFGELEGGPDARYGEIWARDALDASHRDFGVESLEAVATRMRAALERWDAASSPATTLLVVSHGDPLSILLASLLGTPLGEHRTLAPLAPAGVIELLPCA, encoded by the coding sequence ATGTCGCTGACCGAGGGGCGGCCCTGCATCGTGCCGGGCCTGCGTGGCAGGGTACTGCTGATGCGCCATGCGCACAGCGAGGCCAACGCTGCCGGATTGATCATCAGCGATCCGCGGGTCGCGGTGGCCCACTATGGGCTTTCCGAGCGGGGACGGGCGCAGCTCGACAGCCGGCTCGATGGGTGGCGCTGGCCGGTGCCTAACCGCATCGTCCACTCGCCGTTCAGGCGCACGCTGGAAACCGCGCGGACGGTGGCGAAGCGATTCGAGCTCGCGATTCGAGCTGACGAGGCGCTGCGCGAGCGCGGCTTCGGGGAGCTCGAGGGCGGCCCTGACGCTCGCTATGGTGAGATATGGGCGCGCGATGCCTTGGACGCTTCCCATCGCGACTTCGGGGTCGAAAGCCTCGAGGCGGTGGCGACGAGGATGCGCGCGGCGCTCGAGCGGTGGGATGCGGCGTCCTCGCCTGCGACCACGCTGCTGGTGGTGAGCCACGGCGATCCATTGTCGATCCTGCTCGCTTCGCTGCTGGGTACGCCGCTCGGTGAGCATCGCACGCTCGCGCCGCTGGCGCCCGCGGGCGTGATCGAGCTGCTGCCCTGCGCTTGA
- a CDS encoding transketolase family protein, with protein sequence MSELFDCRDAFVATLEELAEQDPRIVAVVNDSIGSSKLTGFRQRWPERLINVGIAEQTLVGVGAGLANAGLKPFVCAASCFLTGRALEQIKADIVYSQAQVVLCGISSGVAYGELGPTHHSIEDLAWTRVLPGLEIIVPADPVETAAAVRYAYAAEGPVFLRLSRVGVPRLLDQRYRYEPGRAHVLRDGADLTLIACGVMVHRALEAAERLSDLGLEARVLNLPSIAPLDRREIVRAAQQTGAILTLEEHSVRGGMGSAVAEAVVAEAPCRMKLMGFEDFAPTGEANFLLDHVGMSVIGIVDAAQRLVGEPLVAK encoded by the coding sequence ATGAGCGAGCTGTTCGACTGTCGGGACGCGTTCGTCGCCACCCTCGAGGAGCTGGCGGAACAGGACCCGCGCATCGTTGCGGTGGTCAACGATTCGATCGGTTCGAGCAAGCTGACCGGCTTTCGCCAGCGCTGGCCCGAGCGGTTGATCAACGTCGGCATCGCCGAGCAGACCCTGGTCGGCGTCGGCGCGGGGCTCGCCAATGCCGGGCTCAAGCCGTTCGTCTGCGCCGCTTCCTGCTTTCTCACCGGCAGAGCGCTCGAGCAGATCAAGGCCGACATCGTCTATTCCCAGGCCCAAGTGGTGCTCTGCGGGATCAGCAGCGGAGTCGCCTACGGCGAGCTCGGGCCGACCCATCACTCGATCGAGGACCTCGCCTGGACCCGGGTGCTGCCCGGGCTCGAGATCATCGTCCCCGCCGACCCGGTCGAGACCGCTGCCGCCGTGCGCTACGCCTATGCCGCCGAGGGACCAGTGTTCCTGCGCCTGAGCCGGGTCGGCGTGCCACGGCTGCTCGACCAGCGCTACCGCTATGAGCCTGGCCGGGCGCACGTCTTACGCGATGGCGCCGATCTTACCTTGATCGCTTGCGGGGTCATGGTCCACCGTGCGCTCGAGGCCGCCGAGCGGCTCAGCGACCTGGGCCTTGAGGCGCGGGTGCTGAACCTGCCGAGCATCGCCCCGCTGGATCGTCGCGAGATCGTGCGCGCGGCGCAGCAGACCGGGGCGATCCTGACCCTCGAAGAGCACAGCGTGCGCGGCGGGATGGGGTCCGCGGTGGCCGAAGCGGTGGTCGCCGAGGCGCCGTGTCGAATGAAGCTGATGGGCTTTGAGGATTTCGCACCCACCGGTGAGGCGAACTTCCTGCTCGACCACGTCGGCATGTCGGTGATCGGTATCGTCGACGCCGCGCAGCGGCTGGTCGGTGAGCCGCTGGTGGCGAAATGA
- a CDS encoding PhnE/PtxC family ABC transporter permease — translation MRYSPTVRTTLGFIVLALLCLWFADLSITTVDPWRELTRLFLGLVQPDFAAVDFVGVAILRTLAFAFTGVALGAGAGLLLALAFRYRLTRTLCAFVRAIHELFWALIFLQFFGLHPLTGVLAIAIPYAGIFAKVYAEILDETDPHPARTLPHGTGWVSGLAFTRISQAWPHLVSYTSYRLECGLRSSAVLGFVGLPTLGYYLESSFAQGRYGSVGALLILFYVLIATIRLWVRPRLLPFYLIAAPFLLGSGMPIMWHNVARFFTEDIVPAPLRRGEGASGLGPWLNDLLVHQALPGIWNTLVLTQIALVLTGALAMLLFPLISRHFTGRLGGTAGHLLLVILRSTPEYLLAFILLQMWGPSMLPAVVALALHNGGIIGHLLGQRSNQITLRADAPGGLDRYTYEVVPRLYGPFLALLFYRWEIIMRETAILGILGIATLGFFVNSAIQEIRFDRAMVLILITALLNIAVDILARRLRAHLRLRHSVQVQSC, via the coding sequence ATGCGCTACTCGCCAACCGTCAGAACCACCCTGGGCTTCATCGTACTCGCCCTGCTCTGCCTGTGGTTCGCCGATCTGTCGATCACCACCGTCGACCCTTGGCGCGAACTGACCAGGCTGTTCCTCGGCCTGGTGCAACCGGACTTCGCCGCGGTGGATTTCGTCGGCGTGGCGATCCTGCGCACGCTGGCGTTCGCCTTCACCGGAGTGGCCCTGGGCGCCGGCGCGGGGCTGCTGCTGGCGCTGGCGTTCCGCTACCGGCTGACGCGCACCCTGTGCGCGTTCGTGCGCGCCATCCATGAACTGTTCTGGGCGCTGATCTTCCTGCAATTCTTCGGCCTGCATCCGCTCACCGGAGTACTGGCGATCGCCATCCCGTACGCGGGCATCTTCGCCAAGGTCTACGCCGAGATCCTCGACGAGACCGACCCTCACCCCGCGCGCACGCTGCCCCATGGCACCGGCTGGGTCTCGGGGCTGGCCTTCACCCGGATCAGCCAAGCCTGGCCTCACCTGGTCAGCTACACCTCCTACCGCCTCGAGTGCGGGCTACGCTCCAGCGCGGTGCTCGGCTTCGTCGGCCTGCCGACGCTCGGCTACTACCTCGAGTCCTCGTTCGCCCAGGGCCGCTACGGCTCGGTGGGGGCGCTGCTGATTTTGTTCTATGTGCTGATCGCGACGATCAGGCTCTGGGTTCGCCCGCGGCTGCTGCCGTTCTACCTGATCGCCGCGCCCTTCCTGCTCGGCAGCGGCATGCCGATCATGTGGCACAACGTGGCGCGGTTCTTCACCGAGGACATCGTTCCCGCGCCGCTGCGCAGGGGTGAAGGCGCAAGCGGCCTCGGCCCGTGGCTGAATGACCTGCTCGTGCACCAGGCACTGCCCGGTATCTGGAACACCCTGGTCCTGACCCAGATCGCGCTGGTGCTCACAGGCGCCCTGGCGATGCTGCTGTTCCCACTGATCTCACGGCACTTCACCGGCCGCCTGGGCGGCACCGCGGGCCATCTGCTGCTGGTGATTTTGCGCTCGACCCCGGAGTACCTGCTCGCCTTCATCCTGCTGCAGATGTGGGGCCCCTCGATGCTGCCGGCGGTGGTGGCACTGGCGCTGCACAACGGCGGCATCATCGGCCACCTGCTCGGCCAGCGCAGCAACCAGATCACGCTGCGCGCCGACGCGCCCGGCGGGCTGGACCGATATACCTATGAAGTCGTCCCAAGGCTCTATGGCCCTTTCCTCGCGCTGCTCTTCTACCGCTGGGAGATCATCATGCGCGAGACCGCGATCCTCGGCATTCTCGGCATCGCCACGCTTGGCTTCTTCGTCAACAGCGCGATCCAGGAGATCCGTTTCGATCGCGCCATGGTCTTGATCCTGATCACCGCCCTGCTCAACATCGCGGTCGACATCCTCGCTCGCCGGCTGCGCGCCCACCTGCGGCTGCGCCATAGCGTCCAGGTCCAGAGCTGCTAG
- a CDS encoding thiol:disulfide interchange protein DsbA/DsbL, with amino-acid sequence MLKKLATIAFAAGLSTIAATASAQSNPGYTVLDQPVSHDTADGKVLVQEVFWYGCPHCYSLEPDFEQWASEQPEDVDVERLPGTMGRNWVTHARAYYTAEDLGILDQTHKPFFDAIHKNGQPLDSDAAIAKFYADYGVSEQQAQETLESFGVKSQVNQAHAEMRAYQLMGVPAIVIDGTYVITPSTAGGLTNMLTVADQVIERVRSEQASN; translated from the coding sequence ATGCTGAAGAAACTGGCGACCATCGCCTTCGCCGCCGGCCTGAGCACAATCGCCGCCACCGCGAGCGCCCAATCGAACCCGGGCTACACGGTACTCGACCAGCCGGTCAGCCATGACACCGCCGACGGCAAGGTCCTGGTCCAGGAAGTGTTCTGGTATGGCTGCCCCCATTGCTATTCGCTGGAGCCCGACTTCGAGCAGTGGGCGAGCGAACAGCCCGAGGACGTCGATGTCGAGCGCCTGCCCGGCACCATGGGGCGCAACTGGGTGACCCACGCCCGCGCCTACTACACGGCAGAGGATCTCGGCATCCTCGATCAGACCCACAAGCCGTTCTTCGATGCGATCCATAAAAACGGCCAGCCGCTGGACAGTGACGCTGCGATCGCCAAATTCTATGCTGATTACGGGGTCAGCGAGCAGCAGGCCCAGGAGACGCTGGAGTCGTTCGGGGTCAAGAGCCAGGTCAACCAGGCGCATGCCGAAATGCGCGCCTACCAGCTGATGGGCGTACCGGCGATCGTCATCGACGGCACCTACGTGATCACTCCGAGCACCGCGGGCGGCTTGACCAACATGCTCACCGTCGCCGATCAGGTAATCGAACGGGTGCGCAGCGAGCAGGCTTCGAATTGA
- the yihA gene encoding ribosome biogenesis GTP-binding protein YihA/YsxC yields the protein MSDRPSAERAVSLNYRAARFLISAPTLATCPEDSGAEVAFAGRSNAGKSSAINTLTGQKALARTSKTPGRTQLINFFALDDERRLVDLPGYGFAKVPESVKLEWQRHLADYLQHRQALKGVVLLMDVRHPLTEFDQMMLGWAEQAGLPLHLLLTKADKLKRGAATNALRQVERALAGRTEQVEVQLFSSLARQGLDTLEARLNGWLRGD from the coding sequence ATGTCGGATCGACCGAGCGCCGAACGCGCCGTATCTCTCAACTATCGTGCCGCGCGCTTTTTGATCAGCGCGCCGACGCTCGCTACCTGTCCCGAGGACAGCGGTGCCGAGGTCGCTTTCGCCGGCCGCTCCAATGCCGGCAAGTCGAGTGCGATCAATACCCTTACCGGGCAGAAAGCACTGGCGCGCACTTCGAAGACGCCTGGGCGCACCCAGCTGATCAACTTCTTCGCGCTCGACGACGAGCGTCGGCTGGTCGACCTGCCCGGCTATGGCTTCGCCAAAGTGCCCGAATCGGTCAAGCTCGAGTGGCAGCGCCATCTTGCCGACTATCTCCAGCATCGTCAGGCGCTCAAGGGCGTGGTGTTGCTGATGGACGTGCGCCATCCGCTCACCGAGTTCGACCAGATGATGCTCGGCTGGGCCGAGCAGGCCGGACTGCCGTTGCACCTGCTGCTGACCAAGGCGGACAAGCTCAAGCGCGGCGCGGCGACCAACGCGCTGCGTCAGGTCGAACGCGCCCTGGCCGGGCGCACCGAGCAGGTCGAAGTGCAGCTCTTCTCCTCCCTCGCGCGCCAGGGGCTCGACACCCTCGAGGCGCGCTTGAACGGCTGGCTGCGCGGCGACTGA
- a CDS encoding sugar-binding transcriptional regulator, with the protein MNPLFEMRLVTKAAHLYWIEQMRQVEIASRLSVSQATVSRLLKRAHREGIVSVSIHSPQGIYPELEQRLAAALGLREVVVNECSSDTEQAIVASIGEAAAFYLESTLAEDDVIGLSSWSSALQAMSERLSPNAELRAEKVVQLLGGMASSGDEHLAETLTRRISTLVGARAHFMHVAGMASSAQACQVMLSEPYVQETVRLFERVSLALLGIGTLEPSKFLARSGNTFSKQELASLAETGAVGDVCLRFFDRDGRMIDHPLNQRVISIEPQMLERIERRIGVAGGAHKVEAIIGAARGGWIHTLITDRFTAQRILEWL; encoded by the coding sequence ATGAACCCGCTCTTCGAGATGAGGCTGGTGACCAAGGCCGCGCACCTCTATTGGATCGAGCAGATGCGCCAGGTCGAGATAGCGAGCCGGCTTTCGGTGTCGCAAGCGACCGTCTCGCGGCTGCTCAAGCGAGCCCACCGGGAAGGCATCGTCAGCGTCTCCATCCACTCGCCGCAGGGCATCTACCCGGAGCTCGAGCAGCGTCTGGCGGCGGCGCTCGGGCTGCGCGAGGTGGTGGTCAACGAATGCAGCAGCGATACCGAGCAGGCCATCGTCGCCTCGATCGGCGAAGCCGCCGCTTTCTATCTCGAATCGACCCTCGCCGAGGACGACGTGATCGGGCTCTCCTCGTGGAGCTCGGCGCTGCAGGCGATGAGCGAGCGGCTGTCACCGAACGCTGAACTGCGGGCCGAGAAGGTGGTGCAACTGCTCGGCGGCATGGCCAGCAGCGGTGACGAGCACCTCGCCGAAACCTTGACCCGTCGGATCTCGACCCTGGTAGGGGCACGGGCGCACTTCATGCACGTCGCCGGGATGGCGAGCTCCGCCCAGGCGTGCCAGGTGATGCTGAGCGAACCCTATGTGCAGGAGACCGTGCGGCTGTTCGAGCGTGTCTCGCTGGCACTGCTCGGGATCGGCACCCTGGAGCCATCGAAGTTCCTCGCCCGCAGCGGCAACACCTTCTCGAAGCAGGAACTGGCGAGCCTGGCCGAGACCGGCGCGGTGGGCGATGTCTGCCTGCGTTTCTTCGATCGCGATGGGCGAATGATCGACCACCCCTTGAACCAGCGGGTGATCTCGATCGAGCCGCAGATGCTCGAGCGGATCGAGCGGCGCATCGGTGTGGCCGGCGGCGCCCACAAGGTCGAGGCGATCATCGGCGCCGCGCGCGGTGGCTGGATCCACACCCTGATCACCGACCGCTTCACCGCGCAGCGGATTCTCGAGTGGCTCTGA
- a CDS encoding putative selenate ABC transporter substrate-binding protein, which produces MLRRLAFAPALALALLATPLAQASTFVFTAIPDEDETRLQERFQKVADYLTEELDVEVRFIPVNSYAAAVTAFRNDQVQLAWFGGLSGVQARERVPGSQAIAQGVEDAAFTTYFVAHRSTGLEPAPTLPDEIRGMTLTFGPMGSTSGRLMPEYYLRERFGESPNELFSRVGYSGNHSRTASLVASGAYQLGALNYTAWENEIEAGNIDPEAVRVIWQTPTYPDYQWSIRGDVDARYGEGFTDRVRQALLDMDDPELLASFPREGFIPASNEDYAPIRETGIELGLIDE; this is translated from the coding sequence ATGCTTCGTCGTCTCGCCTTTGCCCCTGCCCTCGCCCTTGCGCTCCTCGCCACCCCGCTGGCCCAGGCCAGCACCTTCGTCTTCACCGCGATCCCCGATGAAGACGAGACACGCCTGCAAGAGCGGTTCCAGAAAGTCGCCGACTATCTCACCGAGGAGCTCGATGTAGAGGTACGCTTCATCCCGGTGAACTCCTACGCGGCGGCAGTCACCGCCTTTCGCAACGACCAGGTGCAGCTGGCCTGGTTCGGCGGCCTCTCAGGGGTACAGGCCCGCGAGCGGGTGCCCGGCTCGCAGGCGATCGCCCAGGGCGTCGAAGATGCGGCCTTCACCACTTACTTCGTCGCCCACCGCAGCACAGGGCTCGAGCCGGCACCAACGCTTCCGGACGAGATCCGCGGCATGACCTTGACCTTCGGCCCGATGGGTTCGACCTCCGGGCGCCTGATGCCTGAATACTACCTGCGCGAGCGCTTCGGCGAGTCGCCAAATGAGCTCTTCTCCCGGGTCGGCTACAGCGGCAACCACAGCCGCACCGCCTCGCTGGTCGCCTCGGGCGCCTATCAGCTCGGCGCGCTGAACTACACCGCCTGGGAAAACGAGATCGAGGCCGGCAACATCGATCCCGAGGCGGTACGGGTGATCTGGCAGACCCCGACCTACCCCGACTACCAGTGGTCCATTCGCGGCGATGTCGACGCACGCTACGGCGAAGGCTTCACCGACCGGGTTCGCCAGGCCCTGCTCGATATGGACGATCCTGAGCTGTTGGCCAGCTTCCCGCGTGAAGGCTTCATTCCGGCAAGCAACGAGGACTACGCCCCCATCCGCGAAACCGGCATTGAACTGGGCCTGATCGACGAATGA
- a CDS encoding FGGY family carbohydrate kinase → MSVATPALLAIDQGTTNAKALLVGLDGTPLALGQCAVACRYPRAGWVEQSAIELWQAVLCAIERCLEAFGPVSLVGIGISAQRESALAWDARDGRPLGPVIGWQCRRTEAHCERLVEDGLDAWIRSVTGLPIDPLFSASKMRWLLDHAARDTPRERVRLGNVDSWLLWQLSGGAVHATDASNASRTQLCDISSGQWSPELAELFGIAIENLPSIHSSAHRFGVTRACGRLPGGVPIGALIGDSHAALFAQGGFLPGVVKATFGTGSSVMSATHGVARALPGLATTIAWQLGGERCYALEGNVTVSASILPWMAQLVGLNGSVERLAELAREADGEGAAILVPAMVGLGAPRWVNGLSGLIDGLSFSTSRAELARAAFDSIVHQIRDVVDAMRHCASGEALVITELRVDGGACANHWLMQRQADVLALPVRRSCHAELSALGAAYLAGLALGVWPDLAAIERLAPARERIEPRDVAAAERRHRRWLVAVERTLHRAGSRCEATAMEADA, encoded by the coding sequence ATGAGCGTGGCGACTCCCGCCCTGCTCGCCATCGACCAGGGCACCACCAACGCCAAGGCGCTGCTGGTCGGGCTCGACGGTACGCCGCTGGCGCTCGGCCAGTGCGCGGTGGCCTGCCGCTACCCGCGCGCTGGCTGGGTGGAACAATCGGCGATCGAGCTGTGGCAGGCGGTGCTCTGCGCGATCGAGCGCTGCCTGGAGGCTTTCGGTCCGGTGTCATTGGTCGGTATCGGCATAAGCGCGCAGCGGGAGTCGGCGCTGGCCTGGGATGCGCGGGATGGCCGTCCGCTTGGGCCGGTGATCGGCTGGCAGTGCCGGCGTACCGAGGCGCACTGCGAGCGGCTGGTCGAGGATGGCCTGGATGCATGGATCCGCAGCGTCACTGGCCTGCCGATCGATCCGCTGTTCTCGGCGAGCAAAATGCGCTGGCTGCTCGACCACGCCGCGCGGGATACGCCGCGCGAGCGAGTCCGGCTCGGCAATGTCGACAGCTGGCTGCTGTGGCAGCTGAGCGGCGGTGCCGTGCATGCCACCGATGCCTCCAACGCTTCTCGCACCCAGCTTTGCGATATCTCCAGCGGCCAGTGGTCGCCCGAGCTTGCTGAGCTGTTCGGCATCGCGATCGAGAACCTGCCCTCGATCCACTCCTCGGCGCACCGCTTCGGCGTCACCCGCGCCTGCGGGCGGCTGCCCGGCGGGGTTCCGATCGGCGCGCTGATCGGCGACTCCCACGCCGCACTGTTCGCCCAGGGCGGTTTCCTCCCCGGGGTGGTCAAGGCGACCTTCGGCACCGGCTCCTCGGTGATGAGCGCGACGCACGGCGTGGCCCGCGCGCTGCCGGGCCTGGCGACCACCATCGCGTGGCAGCTGGGCGGCGAGCGCTGCTATGCGCTCGAGGGCAACGTCACCGTCAGCGCCTCGATCCTGCCTTGGATGGCGCAGCTGGTCGGTCTCAATGGTTCGGTCGAGCGGCTGGCCGAGCTGGCCCGCGAGGCCGACGGGGAGGGTGCCGCGATCCTGGTGCCGGCGATGGTGGGATTGGGCGCGCCGCGCTGGGTCAATGGCTTGAGTGGATTGATCGACGGGCTGAGCTTTTCGACCAGCCGTGCCGAGCTGGCCCGTGCGGCGTTCGATTCGATCGTCCACCAGATCAGGGACGTGGTCGATGCGATGCGCCACTGCGCAAGCGGCGAGGCCCTCGTTATCACTGAGCTGCGGGTCGACGGTGGCGCCTGCGCCAATCATTGGCTGATGCAGCGCCAGGCCGATGTCCTGGCGCTGCCGGTCAGGCGCTCGTGCCACGCCGAGCTTTCGGCGCTCGGTGCCGCCTACCTCGCTGGGCTGGCGCTCGGTGTCTGGCCCGACCTGGCGGCTATCGAACGCCTGGCGCCGGCGCGCGAGCGTATCGAGCCACGCGACGTCGCCGCTGCCGAGCGTCGCCACCGGCGCTGGCTGGTCGCGGTCGAGCGCACGCTGCACCGGGCCGGCAGCAGGTGCGAGGCAACCGCGATGGAGGCCGACGCCTGA
- a CDS encoding endonuclease/exonuclease/phosphatase family protein, giving the protein MTFNLQVGISTRAYYQYLTNGWQHFLPNAKRSKRLELIGELLRGYDLVALQEVDGGSFRSGNINQIDYLAGRADMPYRFQQLNRNLGRLAQHSNGLLCRLPAARVENHRLPGPPGRGAIHARFGIGDDALHVFVAHLALGAKTQARQLDYLSELISPLRHVVLMGDLNCTVEQMRKHPRFFESLDLQPLEALLSYPAWQPKRALDHILISSTLTVRQYSVLDQLFSDHLPVAAEIELPEACAVALDEASDIWIPPPKTVLV; this is encoded by the coding sequence ATGACCTTCAATCTCCAGGTCGGCATCAGCACCCGGGCTTACTACCAGTATCTCACCAACGGCTGGCAACACTTCCTGCCCAACGCCAAGCGCAGCAAGCGCCTGGAGTTGATCGGCGAGCTGCTGCGCGGCTACGACCTGGTCGCGCTGCAGGAGGTCGACGGCGGCAGCTTTCGCTCCGGCAACATCAACCAGATCGACTATCTGGCTGGCCGCGCCGACATGCCCTATCGCTTCCAGCAGCTCAACCGCAACCTCGGCCGGCTCGCGCAGCACAGCAACGGGCTGCTCTGCCGCCTGCCCGCGGCACGGGTGGAGAACCACCGCCTGCCGGGGCCGCCGGGGCGAGGTGCGATACACGCACGCTTCGGTATCGGTGACGACGCCTTGCACGTGTTCGTCGCCCACCTGGCGCTGGGCGCCAAGACCCAGGCCCGCCAGCTCGACTACCTCAGCGAGCTGATCTCACCGCTGCGCCATGTGGTGCTGATGGGCGATCTCAATTGCACCGTCGAGCAGATGCGCAAGCATCCGCGCTTCTTCGAGTCCCTCGATCTCCAGCCGCTCGAAGCGCTGCTGAGCTATCCGGCCTGGCAGCCCAAGCGTGCGCTCGACCACATCCTGATCTCGAGCACCCTGACCGTGCGCCAGTACAGCGTGCTCGACCAGCTATTCTCCGACCACCTGCCGGTCGCCGCCGAGATCGAGCTGCCCGAAGCCTGCGCCGTCGCGCTCGACGAGGCCTCCGACATCTGGATACCGCCGCCCAAGACAGTCCTGGTCTGA
- a CDS encoding ATP-binding cassette domain-containing protein produces the protein MSQLALRDATASYGDRAVLGPLDLTLVPGERVALVGKSGAGKSTLLGLMHDRWRQQGVALLPQELGLVPTLTVFHNVFIGRLHTHPGWYNLITLARPFRRDVEAVTPLLARLGIADKCWSPAGELSGGQRQRVAAGRALFQAGAVLLADEPVSALDGPQAETVMAALTEAYPTAVLAMHDLDLALRFCDRVIGISDGTIAIDQPSLRLSAGDLLALY, from the coding sequence ATGAGCCAGCTGGCGCTGCGCGATGCGACCGCCAGCTACGGCGACCGTGCGGTACTCGGACCGCTCGACCTGACCCTGGTACCCGGAGAGCGAGTGGCGCTGGTCGGCAAGAGCGGCGCCGGCAAGTCGACGCTGCTGGGCCTGATGCACGACCGCTGGCGGCAACAGGGCGTCGCCCTGTTGCCCCAGGAGCTCGGTCTGGTACCGACCCTTACGGTGTTCCACAACGTCTTCATCGGTCGCCTGCATACCCATCCGGGCTGGTACAACCTGATCACCCTCGCCCGCCCTTTCAGGCGCGACGTCGAGGCGGTCACGCCGCTGCTGGCGCGCCTGGGTATCGCGGACAAGTGCTGGTCACCCGCGGGTGAACTCTCCGGCGGCCAGCGCCAGCGGGTCGCGGCGGGCCGTGCGCTGTTCCAGGCCGGCGCGGTGCTGCTCGCCGACGAGCCGGTCTCGGCGTTGGACGGCCCGCAGGCCGAGACGGTGATGGCCGCGCTCACCGAGGCCTATCCCACCGCCGTGCTGGCGATGCACGACCTGGACCTGGCGCTGCGCTTTTGCGACCGGGTGATCGGCATCAGCGACGGCACCATCGCCATCGACCAGCCCAGCCTCCGGCTCAGCGCCGGGGATCTGCTGGCGCTCTACTGA
- a CDS encoding transketolase, translating to MRGTLLTTIVNAKMGHVGGDLSVIDILGTLYFSVLRVDPTDPHAESRDRFVLSKGHCSVALYTTLAYAGFLPIEELASFAAPLSRLNGHPCNRKLPGVETSTGPLGHGLPVATGIAIGGKLSGADWRVFVVVGDGELQEGSNWESMMSAAHQRLDNLTLIVDRNHLQQGDRTSAVTSMEPLAERFAAFGWETHEVDGHDHAALESLLSSPNTSGRPRCLIAATVKGQGVSFIRDRVEWHHKVPSREQLAAALDELEVAS from the coding sequence ATGCGCGGCACGTTATTGACCACCATCGTCAATGCCAAGATGGGGCACGTCGGCGGCGATCTCTCCGTCATCGACATTCTCGGTACGCTCTATTTCAGCGTTCTGCGCGTCGATCCCACCGACCCCCACGCCGAGTCCCGCGATCGCTTCGTGCTCAGCAAAGGACACTGCTCGGTGGCGCTCTACACCACCCTGGCCTATGCGGGCTTCCTGCCGATCGAGGAGCTGGCGAGCTTCGCCGCGCCTCTTTCACGGCTCAATGGCCATCCTTGCAATCGCAAGCTGCCCGGGGTGGAAACCAGCACCGGCCCGCTCGGCCATGGGCTGCCGGTCGCCACCGGCATCGCCATCGGCGGCAAGTTGAGCGGCGCCGATTGGCGGGTCTTCGTGGTGGTCGGCGACGGTGAGCTGCAGGAGGGCAGCAATTGGGAGTCGATGATGAGCGCCGCCCACCAGCGCCTCGACAACCTGACCTTGATCGTCGATCGAAACCATCTCCAGCAGGGCGACCGGACCTCGGCGGTGACCAGCATGGAGCCGCTCGCCGAGCGATTCGCGGCGTTCGGTTGGGAGACCCATGAGGTCGACGGACACGACCACGCCGCGCTCGAAAGCCTGCTCTCTTCGCCGAATACCAGCGGGCGGCCGCGCTGCCTGATCGCCGCCACGGTAAAAGGCCAAGGGGTATCGTTCATCCGCGATCGTGTCGAGTGGCACCACAAGGTGCCGAGCCGTGAGCAGCTGGCCGCGGCGCTCGATGAGCTGGAGGTGGCGTCATGA